AAGCTGCATATTGACGTCACCTGTGATCGGCAACGCTGGCCATCCCCATTCAACCAGTTGATCGGCGGGAACCGCTTTCCCCTTAAGATCTAAGCGGAGTTGGCGGCCAGACTGAGTGAGCGACGCGGTCGCTTCCAATATTCCCTTTTGCGATAACGCGCTGAGTTCAGTGGCGCTAATTTGCTGGTCGTTCGCGTTCAAGCTGATCGAAAGCTTTTGCAGATCGACCTTATTAAACGTTGCGCCGCTGGCGTTGAACGTTGCTTGACCGTCCCATAGACCAAACAGGCGGTTATGAACTAAGCGAACGTTGCTGCCGAAGCCGTCCAAAGCGGTAATTTGGAAAGGGAATTCAGGATTGATATCGACAATCAGATTTCGGCTGCTGGAGAACTTGGTCACGATCACATCGTTTAACCAAGCAGGCAGCGGCATTTGCCAGATTTCACGCCAGTTTTGCGGTAGCGTATATTCCAAGCCAACGAGAGTAATTTCATCGAGGGTAAGCTGTTGATTACTGCTCAACCAGTTGCCGCTTGCTCGAAGCAAACCGCCTTCCCAGCGAGTACTTAACTGTTTTATTGCCACTCCCGCATTGGAAAGATCGGCGCTAAAGATAGGCTCAACAAAGTGCACATTGCCCACGATGATATCGTTAGCATTAAAGGCGATAGACCCTTTATCACTTTGCCAGCTGCCATTGCTCCACGTTACACCGTTCAATTCTCCGTCTAAATCACTGAGCGCCCAGCCTGCACCTTCCAGCTTGGCATCGGTAATACTCATTTTCCCCAGCGTGATTGCTGGAAGTTGCTTCAGCGGCGCAAAGAAAGCATCGATAGATTGGCTGGTCTGCCAGTGGAGATTGCTTAGGCGTAAGTTATTGATTACCCAACTCCCATCGGCATTGCGTACACCGTCGGCAGTGGCTTGTCCTTGGGCAAATTCAGCGCCCGCGTTGCTTATTGTGAGCTGCCCCTGCTTATCGTTACCTTGGATCAGTACGTTCTGTGCAGGAATATCATTTAGCGTTAACTTGCCAGCGCTGAACTGAAATTGATTGTTTTTGCCAAAAATTTGCCCTGAGACAGGCTGCCACGGCGAAACATAACCGTTGACCTGAGAAGCGCTTACTTTTTGTTGGGGCTCATCTTGTTGCACCTGCATATTGAGCATGCGCAGGCTTTGGGCCTGAATTGGCAGTGCAGTTTGAGCCGTGGCTGAAAGCGTTAGCGATCCATTTTCGAGCGTGACGCTATCGAAATCTTTCGGTTCGGTTAGCTGGCGTACGCTGAGCGATAAACTGATTTTTTCAGCGCGTAGAAAAGGAGGCTGACCAGCGTTAGCGAGCGTGACATCGTGCAAAGTCATTTCTGCGGGGTCGCGAATGTCGTGGTGTATTTTCCCAAGCGACAATCGATATTGAGTATTTTCGTTCACCCACGTGCTGATGTGACGGGCACCCCATGTGGTCTGTGCAATCACATAAGCCACAATACCCAG
This is a stretch of genomic DNA from Hafnia alvei. It encodes these proteins:
- a CDS encoding AsmA family protein, which encodes MKFIGKLLLILLAIIIALGIVAYVIAQTTWGARHISTWVNENTQYRLSLGKIHHDIRDPAEMTLHDVTLANAGQPPFLRAEKISLSLSVRQLTEPKDFDSVTLENGSLTLSATAQTALPIQAQSLRMLNMQVQQDEPQQKVSASQVNGYVSPWQPVSGQIFGKNNQFQFSAGKLTLNDIPAQNVLIQGNDKQGQLTISNAGAEFAQGQATADGVRNADGSWVINNLRLSNLHWQTSQSIDAFFAPLKQLPAITLGKMSITDAKLEGAGWALSDLDGELNGVTWSNGSWQSDKGSIAFNANDIIVGNVHFVEPIFSADLSNAGVAIKQLSTRWEGGLLRASGNWLSSNQQLTLDEITLVGLEYTLPQNWREIWQMPLPAWLNDVIVTKFSSSRNLIVDINPEFPFQITALDGFGSNVRLVHNRLFGLWDGQATFNASGATFNKVDLQKLSISLNANDQQISATELSALSQKGILEATASLTQSGRQLRLDLKGKAVPADQLVEWGWPALPITGDVNMQLGLQGVLTGEAPLKPSVNATLSAQNASGQQVTQKMVNGVVN